In Grus americana isolate bGruAme1 chromosome 4, bGruAme1.mat, whole genome shotgun sequence, one genomic interval encodes:
- the CISD2 gene encoding CDGSH iron-sulfur domain-containing protein 2, whose protein sequence is MVLESLARIVKVQLPAYLKRLPLPESVGGFIRLTVSEWLRLLPFLGVLALLGYLAVRPFLPKKKQQKDSLINLKIQKENPKVVNEINIEDLCLTKAYCRCWRSKTFPVCDGSHNKHNELTGDNVGPLILKKKEV, encoded by the exons atggtgctggagagcCTGGCCCGCATCGTCAAGGTCCAGCTGCCCGCGTACCTCAAGCGCCTGCCGCTGCCTGAGAGTGTCGGCGGCTTCATCCGCCTCACAG TTTCAGAATGGCTGCGGTTATTGCCTTTCCTGGGAGTGCTGGCCTTGCTTGGTTACCTCGCTGTTCGTCCATTCCTCCCcaagaagaaacagcaaaaggatAGCTTGATTAACCTCAAGATCCAGAAGGAAAATCCAAAAGTAGTGAATGAAATAAACATTGAAGATCTGTGCCTCACTAAAGCTTACTGCAGGTGTTGGCGTTCTAAGACG ttcccTGTCTGTGATGGCTCCCACAACAAGCACAATGAATTAACAGGAGATAATGTAGGTCCACTAATACTTAAGAAGAAAGAAGTATAG